The genomic interval GGCGATGAGCGGCGCGACCAGCGACAGCACCAGGCCGGGTGGGCCGGAGACCGACTGCAGCAGCACCACGGCGACGCCGAGCGCCATGACCAGGGCCGAGGCGATCGGGACGGCCGGGCGGATCAGGCGCGCCTCGGCCAGCATCAGCGCGGCGAGAAAGCGCAGCCGGCGGGGCGGGGGCGCGGTCCCGGGTTCGGTGGCGCTGCGGGTCAGCACCGCGCGTACGAGCCGGGCGGGGTCCGGCGGCGTGACGCGCGGGGGTGCGGCCGCGGCGGCGATCGACTGCCAGGAGGCGAGTTCGGCGCGGCAGGCGGGGCAGCCGGCCAGGTGCTCGCCGACGCGGGCGCTCTCGGCCGGGTCGAGCGTTCCGGCGGCGTACGCGGGAATCTGGTCCTTCATTCGGGCACCTCCTGGGCGACGAGCGCCGCGGCGACGGCGGCCCGGGCGTGATGCAGGCGGCTCTTGACCGTGCCGACGGGGATCGCGAGGACCTCGGCGACGTCGGCCAGCGGCAGCCCGGCCACGAAGACCAGCGCTATGACGTCGCGGTGGTGGGCGGGCAGCCGGTCGATGGCGGTGGCCACCGGGGTGCCTCCGGCCGCGGCGATCGCCAGTTCCTCGGGGCCGGCGGCTTGGTCAGGCCGGTCGACGGGGACGGACGGCTCGGGCGCGGAACGTACGCGCAGCCTGTTGTGGGCCTGGCGGCGGGCGACCCCGAACAGCCACGTCGACACCTTGGCCCGGCCCTCGAACGCGCCGGCCGAACGCCAGACGGCGAGCATCGTGTCCTGCAGGATCTCCTCGGCGGTCATCCGGTCGCCGGCGAGCCGGTGCAGGTAGCCGAAGAGGGGGCCGGAGTGCCGCTCGTAGAGGCGGGACAGCGCGGACGCGTCACCGGCGGCGACCCGCCGCAGCAGTTCGTGGTCGTCGTGCGCCACCGCCACCTCCCCTTCTCAGAGGTAGGTAGCACGTACGGGCTCGTTCGGTTCACGACGCGGGGCGCCGCCCGCGTGAATGCGGACGACGCCCCGGGAAGGTGCGTCGGCTCAGTTCTTCCAGAAGACGTAGACCGCGCCGTACTTGACGGCCTTGGTCTGACCCGCGGTGCAGGGCACGGTGGGCGCGGTGCCGCCGGAGGTGAGCAGGCGGCTGATGTAGGTCGACTTGCCGAGCACGCCGCCGCCCGTGGTGGTGTCGACCTTGAGCAGCAGCTCCGGGATCGTGCCGGCGCGCGGGCTCTCGGCCTCCTTCTTCGCGGTGACCTTGGAGCCGTCGCGCAGGGACTGCCAGCTGGGGCCGCCGAAGTGGTGGACGCGGCCGCCGGTGCCGATCAGCTGCGCCTCGGGGGTGGAGGCGCCCTCGTACTTGCCGGCGGCGCTGCAGGTGTAGGTCTGGGTGCCGCTCGCGACGATGTAGGCGCCGATCGGCTTGGACCCCTTGGGCGGCTTGATGGCGGCCGGGATGCCCGGGATGGAGACCGCGCGTGCGTCGGGCCCGACGGCTGCGGGCGCGACGGCCGCCTGCTCGGCGGCGGAGGCGTTGAAGGTCACCGCGCCGATGGTGGCCACCACGGCCGCCATCCCCACCCCGGCGGCGGCGCGGACACGAGAACGCTTCGTGTTGAGCATGAGTTCTCCTCATTTGGGGGCGTGAGCGTCGCCCCGTCGCCCGCCAACACGGATCCGCACCCCGAGAGGATCACGACAATCGTCAATGAGGTCCGTTCGTCCCCTGTGGATTCCTACGAACGGATGAGTCTGTATTTACGCTGGTCAAAGCAAGGGGAGAGATACTCATGGGTAACGTATCAGGCCCCGGCCGCGTCAACCGCGCGCCGGGGCCTGATCGTTGCGAGGGGTCAGGACTTGAAGGCGTCCTTGATGTTCTCGCCGGCCTGCTTGAGCTTCGATTTGCTCTGATCGGTGCGGCCCTCGGCCTCGAGCTGCTCGTCGTCCGTGGCCCGGCCGACACCTTCCTTGACCTTGCCGCCGACCTCTTCGGCCTTGTTGTCGACCTTGTCGTCGAATGCCATGACAGCCTCCAGATCGTCGTCGTGCGTACGCCGGGTGACTTACCCATGGTTGCGGCGGACAACCATTGATCGACGTGTTCGCATCGAGGCGGCCGGGACATGGGCGAGCCCGCAGCAGTGCCGTCGGTACGCCCGGCGACAAGTCAGGCTGGGCGCGAACCCTCACCCACGGCACCCGGCACCGCCGAGGGCGGCGGCTGGGGGTGGCGCAGACCGGGATGCCCGGGTGGCAGGGTGCGGCGGATGACCCACCAGCTCGCGGCCAGGCACGCGGCGATCAGCGGCCAGGTCAGGGCCACCCGCGCCACCCCCAGGGCGAAGACCTGCCCAGCGGCGTACAGGGGCAGAAAGACCGCCACCCGTACGACGTACTGCAGCACCCAGACCCAGCTGGCCAGCCCGTACGCGCGGAGCAGGGCCGGGTCACGCCGCCACCGCGCCTTCTGGCCCAGCACGCCGCCGACCACTACGCCCAGCAGCGGCCACCGGATCACGATGCTCGCCGCCCAGGTCAGCGCGCTGGCCGCGTTGC from Paractinoplanes brasiliensis carries:
- a CDS encoding CsbD family protein; the encoded protein is MAFDDKVDNKAEEVGGKVKEGVGRATDDEQLEAEGRTDQSKSKLKQAGENIKDAFKS
- a CDS encoding DUF3455 domain-containing protein produces the protein MLNTKRSRVRAAAGVGMAAVVATIGAVTFNASAAEQAAVAPAAVGPDARAVSIPGIPAAIKPPKGSKPIGAYIVASGTQTYTCSAAGKYEGASTPEAQLIGTGGRVHHFGGPSWQSLRDGSKVTAKKEAESPRAGTIPELLLKVDTTTGGGVLGKSTYISRLLTSGGTAPTVPCTAGQTKAVKYGAVYVFWKN
- a CDS encoding DUF3159 domain-containing protein, producing the protein MTQPESLAQLLNGRRAAIDATLPTAGFVTGWLLFHQSIVAGAAVAVVLALGLSLWRLRHGDKPRAVVIGLLGVCVAALIALYTGRAQDFFLIQLFSNAASALTWAASIVIRWPLLGVVVGGVLGQKARWRRDPALLRAYGLASWVWVLQYVVRVAVFLPLYAAGQVFALGVARVALTWPLIAACLAASWWVIRRTLPPGHPGLRHPQPPPSAVPGAVGEGSRPA
- a CDS encoding RNA polymerase sigma factor, which gives rise to MAHDDHELLRRVAAGDASALSRLYERHSGPLFGYLHRLAGDRMTAEEILQDTMLAVWRSAGAFEGRAKVSTWLFGVARRQAHNRLRVRSAPEPSVPVDRPDQAAGPEELAIAAAGGTPVATAIDRLPAHHRDVIALVFVAGLPLADVAEVLAIPVGTVKSRLHHARAAVAAALVAQEVPE